A stretch of the Papaver somniferum cultivar HN1 chromosome 6, ASM357369v1, whole genome shotgun sequence genome encodes the following:
- the LOC113285495 gene encoding probable acyl-activating enzyme 5, peroxisomal, translating to MDLLKPSAANSSPITPVGFLERAATVYGDCTSIIYNKTIYTWKQTNCRCLRLASALKSVIGIQRGDVISVLSPNLPAMYELHFSVPMSGGILNTINTRLDARTISILLCHSETKLIFVDFLSRSIILEAFSLFPPETQPPMLIFINDDGDDNKNSSSDLDFTYESLLMRGDLDFQWVRPRSEWDPMVLNYTSGTTSSPKGVVHSHRGLFIATVDSLVDWSVPKQPVFLWTLPMFHANGWCFPWGMAAVGATNICLRKFDAASLYDLICQHRVTHMCAAPVVLNMLANEPGIEPLTNSIHILTAGAPPPAPVLLRTESLGFMVSHGYGLTETAAIVVSCPWKPEWNKLTATERARLKARQGVRTLGMTEIDVLDPESAASVKRDGLSLGEIVLRGGSIFLGYLKDAIGTSKCLKDDGWFYTGDVGVMHPDGYLEIKDRSKDVIISGGENISSVEVESVLYAHPAVDEAAVVARPDEYWGETPCAFVSLKPEKSPPSQKDIIEFCRAKLPRYMVPKTVVFEESLPKTATGKIQKFVLREKAKVMGAA from the coding sequence ATGGATTTATTAAAACCAAGTGCAGCGAATTCATCACCAATAACCCCAGTCGGGTTCTTAGAGAGAGCAGCAACAGTATATGGTGATTGTACATCAATCATCTACAACAAAACAATCTACACGTGGAAGCAAACCAACTGTAGATGTCTTCGACTTGCATCAGCTTTGAAATCAGTCATCGGTATTCAACGTGGAGATGTTATATCAGTTTTATCACCAAATCTACCTGCTATGTATGAACTTCATTTCTCTGTACCAATGAGTGGAGGCATATTAAACACCATCAATACTCGTCTTGATGCACGTACCATTTCGATACTGCTATGTCATAGTGAAACAAAACTAATTTTTGTTGATTTCCTTTCCCGCTCTATAATTCTTGAAGCATTTTCTCTTTTCCCGCCAGAAACTCAACCTCCTATGCTCATTTTTATCAatgatgatggagatgacaaTAAAAACTCTTCATCTGATCTCGATTTTACTTATGAGAGTTTGTTAATGAGAGGTGATCTTGATTTTCAGTGGGTACGACCTCGTAGCGAGTGGGATCCGATGGTGTTGAACTATACTTCAGGTACAACATCGTCTCCTAAAGGTGTAGTCCATTCTCATCGTGGCCTTTTCATCGCGACCGTCGATTCTTTGGTTGATTGGTCAGTACCAAAACAACCTGTCTTTCTGTGGACCCTGCCAATGTTTCATGCGAACGGATGGTGCTTCCCTTGGGGAATGGCAGCAGTTGGTGCGACTAACATTTGTCTGCGAAAATTTGATGCTGCGTCCCTTTATGATTTGATTTGTCAGCATCGAGTGACCCATATGTGTGCGGCACCAGTTGTGCTAAATATGTTAGCAAATGAGCCTGGTATAGAACCACTAACAAACAGTATTCACATTTTAACAGCTGGGGCACCACCACCAGCGCCAGTGCTTCTTCGAACGGAATCATTGGGGTTTATGGTGAGCCATGGTTATGGATTAACTGAAACTGCAGCAATCGTCGTGTCATGTCCATGGAAACCTGAGTGGAACAAATTAACAGCAACGGAAAGGGCTAGGTTGAAAGCGAGACAAGGAGTGAGAACACTTGGAATGACTGAAATTGATGTGTTGGATCCGGAATCGGCTGCAAGTGTAAAACGAGACGGATTGTCCTTAGGTGAGATTGTTTTACGAGGTGGTTCGATTTTTCTGGGGTATCTTAAAGATGCGATAGGTACGAGTAAATGTTTGAAAGATGATGGATGGTTTTACACGGGGGATGTGGGTGTTATGCATCCTGACGGATACTTGGAAATTAAAGATAGATCAAAAGATGTGATTATAAGTGGTGGGGAGAATATAAGTAGCGTTGAAGTTGAGTCTGTATTGTATGCGCACCCAGCGGTTGATGAAGCCGCTGTGGTTGCTCGGCCAGATGAATATTGGGGTGAAACACCTTGTGCATTTGTGAGTTTGAAACCGGAGAAGAGCCCGCCGTCACAAAAAGACATTATAGAGTTTTGCAGGGCCAAACTGCCTCGCTATATGGTGCCTAAAACAGTTGTTTTTGAAGAGTCTCTTCCTAAAACCGCTACTGGTAAGATTCAGAAATTTGTGCTTCGTGAAAAAGCTAAAGTTATGGGTGCAGCTTAA